In bacterium, the DNA window GTCGCGTCGGCGGCCCCCGAGGCCGTCGCCGTCGACCGGCCGCTCTGGAATGCGACCTTCTCGAACGTCGGTGGCGGCCTCGAGAGCTGGCGGCTGAAATCCTACACCTACGCAAAGGGCGCCAAGGACGCCGCGGACGCCTCCATCGGCGGCACGCCCCTCGAGATCGTGCGCCCCGGTTCCGCCGCGCTGCCGCTCTCCTTCGTCTTCACCGACGCGGCGACGCAGGCCGCGTTCGCCCGGCCGCAACTCGTGCAACGGACCCCGACCGGCTTCACGCTCGCCGGCGCCGACGCCGGCGGGCTGCGGCTGACGCGCACCTACAGCTTCGATCCCGGTGGCTACCGCGGGGACGTCCTCATCACGCTGGAGAACGCCGGGGAGACCCCGCGCGCCGTGTCCTGGGAGATGGCGTTCGGGCCCGGCGTGGACCGGCATCTCCCGGAGAGCGCGAAGAACGACGAGGGCGTGACGTATCTCGCCGGCTCGAACCGCGACAGCGTCAAGGTCAAGAAGGTCGGCGAGGCCAAGGAGCTCGGCCCGGTCTCCTGGGTGGCCGTCGGCAACCGCTACTTCGTCGCCGCGCTGCTGCCGCTGGAGGGCTCGCTCTCGGCGTTCGCCCGGCGCACGACGCCGGCCGGCGAGGAGATCGGCGTGCACTCGCAGCTGGCCGCGCTCGGGCCGCGCCAGTCCGTGACCTACCGCGTCGCGATGTATCTCGGCCCGAAGGACCGCAAGGTGCTGGCGGCCGCGGCCAAGGGCCTCGAGCTCACTGTCGACTACGGCTGGTTCTGGTGGCTGGCAATCCCCTTCCTGGGCATCCTGCAGTTCTGCTACGGCTTCCTCAGGAGCTATGGGCTGGCGATCCTCGCGCTCACCTTCCTCGTCAAGGCCGCCCTCTTCCCGGTCAGCTTCAAGATGTTCCGGTCCATGAAGAAGATGCAGGAGCTGCAGCCGAAGATGGCCGCGCTCAAGGCCAAGTTCAAGAGCGACAACCAGGGGCTCCAGCAGGCGACCATGGCCCTGTACCGCGAGCACAAGGTCAACCCGATGGCCGGCTGCCTGCCGATGGTCGTGCAGATCCCGGTCTTCTTCGCGCTCTACAAGGTGCTCTACAACGCGATCGAGCTGCGCGGCGCGGGCTTCCTCTACATCCCGGACCTCTCGCTGAAGGACCCGTACTACATCACCCCGATCCTGATGGGCGTGACGATGCTCATCCAGCAGCGGATGACGCCGACGGCAGGCGATCCGGCGCAGGCGAAGATGATGATGTTCATGCCCGTGATCATGACGGCCATGTTCATCAACTTCTCGTCCGGGCTCGTCCTCTACTTCCTCTTCTCCAACCTGCTCTCGATCGCGGAGCAGAAGGTCTTCCGGGTCCTCGGCGCGCGCGGGCAAGCCGCGACGGCGGCGGTCGTCGACGAGGCCG includes these proteins:
- the yidC gene encoding membrane protein insertase YidC — encoded protein: VASAAPEAVAVDRPLWNATFSNVGGGLESWRLKSYTYAKGAKDAADASIGGTPLEIVRPGSAALPLSFVFTDAATQAAFARPQLVQRTPTGFTLAGADAGGLRLTRTYSFDPGGYRGDVLITLENAGETPRAVSWEMAFGPGVDRHLPESAKNDEGVTYLAGSNRDSVKVKKVGEAKELGPVSWVAVGNRYFVAALLPLEGSLSAFARRTTPAGEEIGVHSQLAALGPRQSVTYRVAMYLGPKDRKVLAAAAKGLELTVDYGWFWWLAIPFLGILQFCYGFLRSYGLAILALTFLVKAALFPVSFKMFRSMKKMQELQPKMAALKAKFKSDNQGLQQATMALYREHKVNPMAGCLPMVVQIPVFFALYKVLYNAIELRGAGFLYIPDLSLKDPYYITPILMGVTMLIQQRMTPTAGDPAQAKMMMFMPVIMTAMFINFSSGLVLYFLFSNLLSIAEQKVFRVLGARGQAATAAVVDEAGGTGKKKRLPRA